The Chloroflexota bacterium genome includes a window with the following:
- a CDS encoding saccharopine dehydrogenase NADP-binding domain-containing protein — translation MGFRYAVLGAGRQGVAAAYDLARFGDAEQVLLVDVREGAAREGARRVNGLVGRDVAVGGHGDVGQPQQLTGVLSGVDSVISAVSYRYNLALTRLAIQVGFHLCDLGGNTEITRQQLALGEDAERAGVSIVPDCGMGPGLNVSLGVYAMSLLDEPHDVYIYDGGLPLHPVPPWNYVLTFNIGGLTNEYAGHAFFLREGRVAPVPGLSEVETVDVPGVGTLEAAVTTGGLSTMAWTFEGRLRTLENKTLRYPGHWAQMQAYAQLGLLDLESVRVGDVMVVPREVFHALLEPRITDPNAKDICIVYVRCRGLQGGAPAEAIVSLVDRYDESTGFRAMERLTGWHASIMAILAARGVVPRGAVPVERAAPGDVIVAEVRLRGLDVQAEVRLL, via the coding sequence GTGGGATTCCGCTACGCTGTACTGGGGGCGGGCCGACAAGGGGTTGCCGCCGCCTATGATCTGGCCAGGTTCGGCGATGCCGAACAGGTGCTGCTGGTGGATGTGCGCGAGGGCGCGGCGCGAGAAGGGGCGCGACGGGTGAACGGGCTGGTCGGCAGGGATGTGGCCGTGGGAGGGCATGGGGATGTGGGCCAGCCGCAGCAACTCACCGGCGTCCTGTCGGGCGTGGACTCGGTGATTAGCGCCGTGTCCTATCGCTACAACTTGGCCCTGACCCGCCTTGCGATTCAGGTCGGGTTTCATCTGTGCGACTTGGGCGGCAATACGGAGATTACGCGGCAGCAACTGGCCCTCGGTGAAGATGCCGAGCGGGCGGGCGTCTCCATTGTGCCGGACTGCGGGATGGGGCCTGGGCTGAACGTGTCGCTGGGGGTCTACGCGATGTCGCTTCTGGACGAGCCGCACGATGTGTATATCTACGACGGCGGGCTTCCTCTGCACCCGGTGCCGCCTTGGAACTATGTGCTGACGTTCAACATCGGCGGGCTGACGAACGAATACGCCGGCCATGCCTTTTTTCTGCGGGAGGGGCGAGTGGCCCCGGTGCCGGGCCTTTCGGAGGTGGAGACAGTGGATGTGCCCGGCGTGGGCACGCTGGAGGCGGCGGTTACGACGGGCGGGCTTTCTACCATGGCGTGGACGTTTGAGGGCCGATTGCGGACGCTAGAGAACAAGACGCTGCGCTATCCCGGGCACTGGGCGCAGATGCAGGCGTATGCGCAACTGGGACTGCTGGACCTGGAGTCGGTGCGCGTGGGGGATGTGATGGTGGTGCCGCGCGAGGTGTTCCATGCGCTGCTGGAGCCTCGGATCACGGACCCGAATGCGAAGGACATCTGCATCGTGTACGTGCGGTGCAGGGGACTCCAAGGCGGCGCACCGGCAGAGGCTATCGTCAGTCTCGTGGACCGGTATGATGAGTCGACAGGATTCCGGGCTATGGAGCGGCTCACGGGGTGGCATGCGTCCATCATGGCGATTCTCGCGGCGCGGGGAGTGGTGCCTAGGGGTGCGGTTCCTGTGGAGCGGGCTGCGCCCGGAGACGTGATCGTCGCCGAGGTTCGGTTGCGCGGGTTGGATGTCCAGGCCGAAGTTCGCCTGCTGTGA